In a genomic window of Flavobacteriales bacterium:
- a CDS encoding lipoprotein signal peptidase: protein MKRAAAIILLVLLADQALKVWVKLTFTIGQHIPEHLDSWYYLHFIENEGMAFGMKLGGEYGKLALTLLRIAAVFGIGLALRRMVAQQASLLQVVSVSLVFAGALGNIIDSTFYGLLFSASTPHEVAEFLPAAGGYAGLFHGAVVDMFHFPIWRGQLPLWLPRIGGSYFEFFQPVFNIADAAITMGIVLFILAQRRLKHAPAEAPAPDKPDEAPSSPVTSADSPLNL, encoded by the coding sequence TTGAAGCGCGCTGCCGCCATCATCCTGCTCGTGCTGCTGGCCGATCAGGCGCTGAAGGTGTGGGTGAAGCTCACCTTCACCATCGGGCAGCACATCCCGGAGCACCTCGATAGCTGGTATTACCTCCACTTCATCGAGAACGAGGGCATGGCCTTCGGCATGAAGCTCGGCGGGGAGTATGGAAAACTGGCCCTGACTCTGCTCCGCATCGCTGCCGTGTTCGGCATCGGCTTGGCCCTGCGCCGCATGGTAGCTCAGCAGGCCTCCTTGCTGCAGGTGGTCAGCGTCTCGCTTGTGTTCGCGGGCGCCCTCGGGAACATCATCGACAGCACGTTCTATGGACTGCTCTTCAGCGCCAGCACCCCGCACGAGGTCGCTGAATTCCTGCCGGCCGCCGGCGGTTATGCAGGTTTGTTCCACGGCGCCGTGGTGGACATGTTCCACTTCCCCATCTGGCGCGGGCAGCTCCCCCTTTGGTTGCCGCGCATCGGTGGATCCTACTTCGAGTTCTTCCAGCCGGTCTTCAACATCGCCGATGCGGCCATCACCATGGGCATCGTTCTCTTCATCCTCGCGCAGCGCCGCCTGAAGCATGCGCCTGCTGAAGCCCCGGCACCGGACAAGCCGGATGAGGCCCCGTCATCGCCCGTGACTTCAGCGGACTCGCCACTTAACCTTTGA
- a CDS encoding TraR/DksA family transcriptional regulator, with amino-acid sequence MRPVSAPVVKKHVSTLESADKARYNDDELEEFREIIKKKLDEARKDYDLLKQTLANTDNNGTDDTSPSFKMIEDGSETLSREETAQLAARQEKFIKHLEDALLRIRNKTYGICRVTGRLISKERLRLVPHATLSIEAKQQMGN; translated from the coding sequence ATGCGCCCGGTATCCGCACCGGTCGTGAAGAAGCATGTGAGCACCTTGGAAAGCGCCGACAAGGCCCGCTACAATGACGATGAGCTTGAGGAGTTCCGCGAGATCATCAAGAAGAAGCTCGATGAGGCCCGTAAGGACTACGACCTTCTGAAGCAGACCTTGGCCAACACGGACAACAATGGCACCGACGACACGAGCCCGTCGTTCAAGATGATCGAGGATGGGAGCGAGACCCTGAGCCGTGAAGAGACCGCGCAGCTCGCCGCACGACAGGAGAAGTTCATCAAGCACCTCGAGGACGCCTTGCTGCGTATCCGCAACAAGACCTACGGCATCTGCCGCGTCACCGGCCGGTTGATCAGCAAGGAGCGCCTGCGCTTGGTGCCCCATGCGACGCTGAGCATCGAGGCCAAGCAGCAGATGGGCAACTAA
- a CDS encoding T9SS type A sorting domain-containing protein: MRALAFVLAASAPWLIAAQVCYDPHAIERIASDEACCHAGLAQRQGRSEPSRGYDMVHHRLDLVIDPAVRAISGLVTHRITALAELEAIELDLSNALIVSSTIVDGTAVAYLHVDDELTLLLPDPIAEGETAEVSIAYAGEPPQNGFGSFAQAEHDGAPIVWTLSEPYGAKDWWPCKQDLNDKADSLDLIVTTTTGNRVASNGLLIEETDLGNGEVRFHWRHRHPIAYYLIALAVTNYSVFSNTVPLADGDVEVLNYCYPENLGAWQIASNDIVAQLQLYSELFGPYPFADEKYGHAQFGWGGGMEHQTMSFMGGLWYELIAHEAAHQWFGNLVTCGTWQDLWLNEGFATYLQMLCYERLAPQYWKPQIRARMNQVTSQPGGSVLVTDTLNIGRLFDVRLTYAKGALLLHMLRWVCGDEAFFQGVRDYLNDPLVRNRSAVTAQLVAHLETASGLSLSEFMADWHSGQGFPTYQVAWAQEAEGRVHVGIDQTTSHASVGFFEMPVALRFTGDGQEELVRLNHLSSGQRFEFDLPFQADSAQFDPDLWIVSGQNLVLKLPMAVFEDRDRSLIYPNPVTDDAWLHVGGRMSGQVRLEVIDALGRMAIAANPVVEDLRVPVPSARLAPGHYTVHVVSSDGARIELRFIKG; encoded by the coding sequence ATGCGCGCGCTTGCATTCGTCCTTGCCGCATCGGCACCCTGGCTGATCGCAGCACAGGTCTGCTATGACCCGCACGCCATCGAGCGCATCGCCTCCGACGAGGCGTGCTGCCATGCGGGACTTGCTCAACGCCAGGGACGAAGCGAGCCTTCCCGCGGGTACGACATGGTTCATCACCGCCTCGACCTGGTGATTGACCCTGCGGTGCGCGCCATCTCCGGTCTTGTTACCCACCGGATCACGGCGTTGGCGGAGCTGGAGGCCATTGAACTCGATCTCAGCAATGCCCTTATCGTCTCTTCAACCATCGTGGACGGCACTGCCGTTGCCTATCTGCACGTGGACGACGAACTCACCTTGTTGCTGCCCGACCCCATTGCGGAAGGAGAGACCGCCGAGGTCTCCATCGCCTACGCCGGCGAACCGCCGCAGAACGGATTCGGGTCGTTCGCCCAGGCCGAACATGATGGCGCGCCCATCGTCTGGACCCTGAGCGAGCCTTATGGCGCGAAGGATTGGTGGCCGTGCAAGCAGGACCTGAACGACAAGGCCGATTCGCTGGACCTGATCGTGACCACAACCACTGGCAACCGTGTGGCGAGCAACGGGCTGCTGATCGAAGAAACCGATCTGGGCAACGGGGAGGTGCGCTTCCATTGGCGCCATCGGCACCCGATTGCTTATTACCTCATCGCGCTTGCGGTCACCAATTACAGCGTGTTCAGCAACACTGTTCCACTGGCCGATGGCGATGTGGAGGTGCTCAACTACTGCTACCCCGAGAACCTCGGTGCTTGGCAGATCGCTAGCAACGACATAGTGGCGCAGCTGCAGCTCTATAGCGAGCTCTTCGGGCCCTACCCCTTTGCTGATGAGAAGTACGGGCATGCGCAGTTCGGCTGGGGCGGCGGCATGGAGCACCAGACCATGAGCTTCATGGGCGGCCTATGGTACGAGCTCATTGCGCACGAAGCGGCGCATCAGTGGTTCGGCAACCTGGTCACCTGCGGCACTTGGCAGGACCTCTGGCTGAATGAAGGGTTCGCCACCTACCTGCAGATGCTCTGCTACGAGCGCCTCGCGCCGCAGTACTGGAAGCCGCAGATCCGTGCGCGCATGAATCAGGTGACCTCACAGCCCGGCGGCAGCGTGCTCGTCACCGACACGCTGAATATCGGACGGCTCTTCGATGTGCGGCTCACCTATGCGAAAGGCGCGCTGCTGCTGCACATGCTGCGCTGGGTGTGCGGCGACGAGGCCTTCTTCCAAGGCGTTCGAGACTATCTCAACGACCCCCTGGTGCGCAACAGAAGCGCAGTGACCGCGCAGCTCGTGGCGCATTTGGAAACCGCCAGCGGCTTGAGCCTTTCAGAGTTCATGGCGGATTGGCACAGCGGCCAGGGATTCCCCACGTATCAAGTGGCTTGGGCGCAGGAGGCCGAAGGCCGGGTGCATGTCGGGATCGACCAAACGACCTCGCACGCAAGCGTCGGATTCTTCGAGATGCCGGTGGCCTTGCGCTTCACCGGCGATGGCCAGGAAGAGCTGGTCCGGCTCAACCATCTGAGCAGCGGGCAGCGCTTCGAGTTCGACCTTCCGTTCCAGGCCGATTCCGCTCAGTTCGACCCGGACCTCTGGATCGTGAGCGGGCAGAACCTCGTGCTCAAACTGCCAATGGCCGTGTTCGAGGACCGCGACCGCTCGTTGATCTATCCGAACCCGGTTACGGATGATGCGTGGCTGCACGTGGGCGGGCGCATGAGCGGACAAGTGCGCCTGGAGGTGATTGATGCCTTGGGGCGGATGGCTATTGCGGCCAATCCAGTGGTGGAAGACCTACGCGTTCCGGTGCCGAGTGCGCGCTTGGCGCCCGGCCACTACACCGTGCATGTCGTGAGCAGCGATGGGGCCCGCATCGAGCTGCGGTTCATCAAAGGTTAA